A genome region from Microplitis demolitor isolate Queensland-Clemson2020A chromosome 1, iyMicDemo2.1a, whole genome shotgun sequence includes the following:
- the LOC103568612 gene encoding histone-lysine N-methyltransferase, H3 lysine-79 specific isoform X2 codes for MELRLHSPAGAEPIVYQWPLTSGSGADRHDGAIDVVETMRWVCDDLPDLKLPLENNILQNYDTRDYDSMKGLCDRFNRAIDSLVQLEKGTSLPSMRLNKRPSRGLLRHILQQTYNQAVVEPDKLNQYEPFSPEVYGETSYELVCQMIDQIDVTEDDIFIDLGSGVGQVVLQMAAATYCKISLGVEKADVPSRYAQNMEVNFRKWLSWYGKRCGEYRLVKGDFLADENRESITSATIVFVNNFAFGPTVDHQLKERFADLRDGARIVSSKSFCPLNFRITDRNLSDIGTIMHVSEMTPLKGSVSWTGKPVSYYLHVIDRTKLERYFLRLKNNRMGGPDLENSDSVISNTASNNSSRVSSRAERGDRAKRDLSRQLESPNTELAGTNSDSDMDDTKTRRQPSKMRRKLNRKVGAGAGAGNNNTGAVGITRATRGRQRGRGAVKKAKTKKAINISGLDLLHSQTLLSTSPQAIGKKLPPAPGCVDQHLSSLSLSLQANTTSVHEELSIPPAPAATPYALQILLDHYRDQFMAMLESLRTPAYKDSVNEELAKERERNSKLQSRAAQLEKQIKVLIDDSVALLKARMTELGINATSPGDLLAKAKEIVLRHKQLQAKASKLQAQVSSMETEQTRLATLRHQELNDKYNSGSHDNANNIQNPPPVLTPEYILKEISATLSQRKKLHSQVSKLEHELNQLERTASDKQAVAIAQQHRDAVANKNLHHHSQQNGKSPRKSREGRSRSQEWPDVPDIGKIQENNPEILAQKILETGRQIEAGRIPNRLNPTSGASNINNNINIGNNVIVTQSQGNSREAINRVQESPRVNNFEDRLKSIITSVLNEDQQNRNKQQQQQQQQQHHQQPHSYQLQSQQQQQSPQSSELDRKRTNSIPPNVSTPDYTQVSPAKLALRRHLSQERLTCHLVQPDRSSSAPDSRQLNHNNNNTNNINNSSSNNSNISSGNNNDNRIPSTGPSTGLLGTRTIGDLVSGEIERTLEISNQSIINAAVDMSAMIRPETVYSPISRPASAEGETGLATLAHVASYAPTCSASASTSTTSSRSSVLFTPASQSQRYTPVQLPRADLKPYHESYFADNSTQLIKQTQHTTVSHPSQSSGSNEDLQPVEGLAASLHARIVNNHGDKNESSNNRRYQPYARYVNSSNSHGSNDGSVPSPLQSQSAVSLVKTETNVSSVSTSGAPLSPLIEPHSNTSTPLVDEPHMTTQRQPTGVIDEDGEADWQDRISSGFDRLVAFASTELDKRRRSTEGVNTSPDSGLGSDSTVIGPPRVVPSPDEALGPPRTPSPTSPRPPNPAATNNNNNNSSSNNNNNNNNNNNNNNNNSSSVPLKYQRQSDPERQHHFKKKFFHRDWNNSGSTSKFRPKGKDWDWNNSGHWPSSNGEQS; via the exons ATGGAGTTGCGATTACACTCACCAGCGGGAGCAGAGCCCATCGTTTATCAGTGGCCACTCACGTCTGGATCAGGCGcc GACCGTCATGATGGAGCCATTGATGTTGTGGAGACGATGAGGTGGGTCTGTGATGATCTACCGGACCTTAAATTACCGCTAGAGAACAACATTCTCCAAAACTATGACACTAGAGATTATGACAGCATGAAGGGCCTGTGTGACCGTTTCAATAGAGCTATTGACAGCCTGGTGCAGCTG GAAAAAGGAACGAGCTTACCATCAATGAGATTAAATAAACGACCTAGTAGAGGACTGCTACGTCATATATTACAGCAGACGTACAATCAAGCAGTAGTTGAGCCTGATAAATTGAACCAATATGAACCATTTTCCCCAGAAGTGTATGGAGAAACTAGTTACGAGCTTGTTTGCCAAATGATTGATCAGATAGACGTCACTGAGGATGACATTTTTATCGACCTTGGGTCTGGTGTCGGTCAGGTTGTGCTACAAATGGCTGCGGCGACTTACTGCAAAATTTCACTGGGTGTTGAAAAAGCTGACGTGCCTTCACGATATGCAcaa AACATGGAAGTTAATTTTCGTAAATGGCTAAGTTGGTACGGCAAACGATGCGGCGAATATCGTTTAGTTAAAGGAGATTTTCTAGCGGATGAAAACCGTGAGAGTATTACTAGTGCAACTAtagtttttgtaaataattttgcatTCGGTCCAACGGTAGATCATCAATTGAAAGAGCGTTTTGCTGACTTACGTGACGGCGCACGTATTGTATCTTCTAAATCATTTTGTCCGTTAAATTTTCGTATAACTGACCGAAATCTTAGTG atATTGGAACAATAATGCATGTTTCGGAGATGACACCTCTGAAAGGTTCAGTCTCCTGGACTGGGAAACCAGTATCTTACTACCTCCACGTAATCGATCGAACAAAATTAGAACGTTATTTTCTTCGTCTTAAGAACAATAGGATGGGCGGACCAGACCTTGAAAACTCTGATTCTGTGATAAGTAACACTGCCAGCAATAATAGTAGTAGAGTATCAAGTAGAGCTGAGCGTGGAGATAGAGCTAAGAGGGATTTGTCGCGGCAACTTGAAAGTCCAAATACTGAATTGGCTGGTACAAACAGTGATTCAGATATGGACGACACCAAAACACGACGGCAACCCTCGAAAATGcgtagaaaattgaatagaaaagTTGGTGCTGGTGCAGGTGCTGGGAATAATAATACTGGTGCTGTTGGCATCACACGAGCAACAAGAGGTAGACAACGTGGTAGAGGTGCGGTCAAGAAAGCTAAAACCAAAAAAGCTATCAATATCTCGGGACTGGATTTGCTGCACAGTCAGACACTGCTGAGCACATCTCCACAAGCTATTGGTAAAAAACTACCACCAGCTCCTGGCTGCGTCGACCAACATCTTTCGTCGTTGTCACTTTCATTGCAAGCCAACACCACGAGTGTTCACGAAGAACTCAGCATACCTCCAGCACCAGCTGCGACACCTTACGCGCTTCAAATTCTTCTCGATCATTACAG GGACCAATTCATGGCAATGCTGGAATCATTGAGGACACCGGCGTACAAAGACTCAGTTAATGAGGAATTAGCTAAGGAGCGTGAACGTAATTCAAAATTGCAATCACGCGCAGCACAAttagaaaaacaaataaaggTATTGATTGATGACAGTGTGGCATTATTGAAAGCAAGAATGACAGAATTGGGTATTAATGCCACTTCACCGGGTGATTTGCTTGCAAAAGCTAAGGAAATCGTACTGAGGCATAAACAACTGCAAGCCAAAGCCAGTAAATTACAGGCTCAAGTGTCATCAATGGAGACTGAGCAAACACGATTGGCAACGCTCAGGCACCAAGAGCTTAATGATAAGTACAACAGTGGTAGTCATGATAACGCAAACAATATTCAAAATCCTCCTCCGGTACTTACACCTGAGTACATACTCAAAGAGATATCAGCAACGTTAtcgcaaagaaaaaaattacattctcag gtATCAAAATTAGAGCACGaattaaatcaattagaaCGTACTGCCAGTGATAAACAAGCAGTAGCGATAGCCCAACAGCATCGTGATGCTgttgctaataaaaatttacatcatCATTCACAGCAGAACGGAAAGAGTCCACGGAAAAGCCGTGAAGGACGATCGAGGTCTCAAGAGTGGCCTGATGTACCGGATATCggtaaaattcaagaaaacaatCCGGAAATTTtagcgcaaaaaattttagaaactgGACGTCAGATAGAAGCCGGTCGTATACCCAACAGACTCAATCCGACGAGTGGTGCAtccaatattaataataatattaacatcgGCAACAATG TCATTGTTACTCAATCACAAGGTAATTCTCGGGAAGCTATCAATCGTGTTCAAGAGTCGCCGagagttaataattttgaggACAGACTCAAAAGTATTATCACCAGTGTCCTGAATGAGGATCAGCAGAATAGAAAtaaacagcagcagcaacaacagcagcagcagcatcaTCAGCAGCCACATTCTTATCAGCTCCAGtcacaacagcaacagcagtCACCGCAATCCAGTGAACTTGATCGTAAACGTACCAACAGCATACCTCCAAATGTATCAACTCCCGATTATACTCAAGTATCACCCGCGAAATTGGCGCTACGTCGACATTTGTCCCAAGAACGTCTCACTTGTCATCTAGTGCAGCCCGATAGATCATCATCGGCACCAGATTCACGGcaattaaatcataataataataatactaataatattaataatagtagtagtaataatagtaatattagtagtggtaataataatgacaatcgTATTCCATCCACCGGTCCAAGTACCGGACTACTTGGTACAAGAACGATCGGTGATCTTGTGAGCGGTGAAATTGAACGAACGCTTGAAATATCGAATCAATCGATTATTAACGCGGCAGTGGATATGAGTGCAATGATAAGACCCGAAACAGTTTATTCTCCGATAAGTAGACCCGCTAGTGCGGAAGGTGAAACAGGACTTGCTACCTTGGCACACGTTGCCAGTTATGCGCCGACTTGTTCAGCTTCTGCGTCAACTTCAACTACTTCATCACGTTCTTCTGTTTTATTCACGCCTGCGTCACAATCCCAAAG ATATACACCAGTTCAACTACCAAGAGCGGACTTGAAACCTTATCATGAATCATATTTTGCTGATAACTCAACGCAGTTAATAAAGCAAACTCAACATACAACGGTATCACATCCGTCTCAGTCGTCAGGATCTAATGAGGATTTACAACCTGTCGAGGGTCTTGCGGCCTCGCTCCATGCGAGAATAGTAAATAACCACGGTGACAAAAATGAATCTTCAAATAATCGAAG ATATCAGCCGTATGCACGTTACGTAAACAGCAGCAATAGCCACGGGAGTAATGACGGCAGTGTGCCGTCGCCTCTACAATCACAATCAGCGGTGTCTTTAGTTAAAACAGAGACAAATGTTTCGTCTGTGAGCACCAGTGGAGCACCTCTCAGTCctcttattgagccacactcCAATACCTCAACACCGCTAGTTGATGAGCCGCACATGACTACGCAGAGACAACCCACTGGAGTTATAGATGAAG ATGGTGAGGCAGACTGGCAGGATCGCATTAGTTCGGGTTTCGATAGACTAGTTGCCTTCGCGTCGACGGAACTCGACAAACGGCGAAGATCTACCGAAGGTGTCAACACAAGTCCTGACAGCGGATTAGGATCAGACAGCACCGTTATTGGACCACCTAGAGTAGTACCTTCGCCGGACGAAGCACTCGGCCCACCGCGTACGCCCTCGCCAACAAGTCCACGTCCGCCGAATCCTGCTGCGAcgaataacaacaacaataacagcagcagtaataacaataacaacaacaacaacaacaacaataataataataacaattcatCATCGGTACCGCTTAAATATCAGCGACAGTCGGATCCTGAGAGGCAgcatcattttaaaaaaaagttttttcatcgtGATTGGAACAATTCCGGTAGTACAAGTAAATTTCGACCTAAGGGTAAAGATTGGGACTGGAATAACTCTGGCCACTGGCCGTCTTCTAATGGCGAacaatcataa
- the LOC103568612 gene encoding histone-lysine N-methyltransferase, H3 lysine-79 specific isoform X3: MELRLHSPAGAEPIVYQWPLTSGSGADRHDGAIDVVETMRWVCDDLPDLKLPLENNILQNYDTRDYDSMKGLCDRFNRAIDSLVQLEKGTSLPSMRLNKRPSRGLLRHILQQTYNQAVVEPDKLNQYEPFSPEVYGETSYELVCQMIDQIDVTEDDIFIDLGSGVGQVVLQMAAATYCKISLGVEKADVPSRYAQNMEVNFRKWLSWYGKRCGEYRLVKGDFLADENRESITSATIVFVNNFAFGPTVDHQLKERFADLRDGARIVSSKSFCPLNFRITDRNLSDIGTIMHVSEMTPLKGSVSWTGKPVSYYLHVIDRTKLERYFLRLKNNRMGGPDLENSDSVISNTASNNSSRVSSRAERGDRAKRDLSRQLESPNTELAGTNSDSDMDDTKTRRQPSKMRRKLNRKVGAGAGAGNNNTGAVGITRATRGRQRGRGAVKKAKTKKAINISGLDLLHSQTLLSTSPQAIGKKLPPAPGCVDQHLSSLSLSLQANTTSVHEELSIPPAPAATPYALQILLDHYRDQFMAMLESLRTPAYKDSVNEELAKERERNSKLQSRAAQLEKQIKVLIDDSVALLKARMTELGINATSPGDLLAKAKEIVLRHKQLQAKASKLQAQVSSMETEQTRLATLRHQELNDKYNSGSHDNANNIQNPPPVLTPEYILKEISATLSQRKKLHSQVSKLEHELNQLERTASDKQAVAIAQQHRDAVANKNLHHHSQQNGKSPRKSREGRSRSQEWPDVPDIGKIQENNPEILAQKILETGRQIEAGRIPNRLNPTSGASNINNNINIGNNGNSREAINRVQESPRVNNFEDRLKSIITSVLNEDQQNRNKQQQQQQQQQHHQQPHSYQLQSQQQQQSPQSSELDRKRTNSIPPNVSTPDYTQVSPAKLALRRHLSQERLTCHLVQPDRSSSAPDSRQLNHNNNNTNNINNSSSNNSNISSGNNNDNRIPSTGPSTGLLGTRTIGDLVSGEIERTLEISNQSIINAAVDMSAMIRPETVYSPISRPASAEGETGLATLAHVASYAPTCSASASTSTTSSRSSVLFTPASQSQRYTPVQLPRADLKPYHESYFADNSTQLIKQTQHTTVSHPSQSSGSNEDLQPVEGLAASLHARIVNNHGDKNESSNNRRYQPYARYVNSSNSHGSNDGSVPSPLQSQSAVSLVKTETNVSSVSTSGAPLSPLIEPHSNTSTPLVDEPHMTTQRQPTGVIDEDGEADWQDRISSGFDRLVAFASTELDKRRRSTEGVNTSPDSGLGSDSTVIGPPRVVPSPDEALGPPRTPSPTSPRPPNPAATNNNNNNSSSNNNNNNNNNNNNNNNNSSSVPLKYQRQSDPERQHHFKKKFFHRDWNNSGSTSKFRPKGKDWDWNNSGHWPSSNGEQS; this comes from the exons ATGGAGTTGCGATTACACTCACCAGCGGGAGCAGAGCCCATCGTTTATCAGTGGCCACTCACGTCTGGATCAGGCGcc GACCGTCATGATGGAGCCATTGATGTTGTGGAGACGATGAGGTGGGTCTGTGATGATCTACCGGACCTTAAATTACCGCTAGAGAACAACATTCTCCAAAACTATGACACTAGAGATTATGACAGCATGAAGGGCCTGTGTGACCGTTTCAATAGAGCTATTGACAGCCTGGTGCAGCTG GAAAAAGGAACGAGCTTACCATCAATGAGATTAAATAAACGACCTAGTAGAGGACTGCTACGTCATATATTACAGCAGACGTACAATCAAGCAGTAGTTGAGCCTGATAAATTGAACCAATATGAACCATTTTCCCCAGAAGTGTATGGAGAAACTAGTTACGAGCTTGTTTGCCAAATGATTGATCAGATAGACGTCACTGAGGATGACATTTTTATCGACCTTGGGTCTGGTGTCGGTCAGGTTGTGCTACAAATGGCTGCGGCGACTTACTGCAAAATTTCACTGGGTGTTGAAAAAGCTGACGTGCCTTCACGATATGCAcaa AACATGGAAGTTAATTTTCGTAAATGGCTAAGTTGGTACGGCAAACGATGCGGCGAATATCGTTTAGTTAAAGGAGATTTTCTAGCGGATGAAAACCGTGAGAGTATTACTAGTGCAACTAtagtttttgtaaataattttgcatTCGGTCCAACGGTAGATCATCAATTGAAAGAGCGTTTTGCTGACTTACGTGACGGCGCACGTATTGTATCTTCTAAATCATTTTGTCCGTTAAATTTTCGTATAACTGACCGAAATCTTAGTG atATTGGAACAATAATGCATGTTTCGGAGATGACACCTCTGAAAGGTTCAGTCTCCTGGACTGGGAAACCAGTATCTTACTACCTCCACGTAATCGATCGAACAAAATTAGAACGTTATTTTCTTCGTCTTAAGAACAATAGGATGGGCGGACCAGACCTTGAAAACTCTGATTCTGTGATAAGTAACACTGCCAGCAATAATAGTAGTAGAGTATCAAGTAGAGCTGAGCGTGGAGATAGAGCTAAGAGGGATTTGTCGCGGCAACTTGAAAGTCCAAATACTGAATTGGCTGGTACAAACAGTGATTCAGATATGGACGACACCAAAACACGACGGCAACCCTCGAAAATGcgtagaaaattgaatagaaaagTTGGTGCTGGTGCAGGTGCTGGGAATAATAATACTGGTGCTGTTGGCATCACACGAGCAACAAGAGGTAGACAACGTGGTAGAGGTGCGGTCAAGAAAGCTAAAACCAAAAAAGCTATCAATATCTCGGGACTGGATTTGCTGCACAGTCAGACACTGCTGAGCACATCTCCACAAGCTATTGGTAAAAAACTACCACCAGCTCCTGGCTGCGTCGACCAACATCTTTCGTCGTTGTCACTTTCATTGCAAGCCAACACCACGAGTGTTCACGAAGAACTCAGCATACCTCCAGCACCAGCTGCGACACCTTACGCGCTTCAAATTCTTCTCGATCATTACAG GGACCAATTCATGGCAATGCTGGAATCATTGAGGACACCGGCGTACAAAGACTCAGTTAATGAGGAATTAGCTAAGGAGCGTGAACGTAATTCAAAATTGCAATCACGCGCAGCACAAttagaaaaacaaataaaggTATTGATTGATGACAGTGTGGCATTATTGAAAGCAAGAATGACAGAATTGGGTATTAATGCCACTTCACCGGGTGATTTGCTTGCAAAAGCTAAGGAAATCGTACTGAGGCATAAACAACTGCAAGCCAAAGCCAGTAAATTACAGGCTCAAGTGTCATCAATGGAGACTGAGCAAACACGATTGGCAACGCTCAGGCACCAAGAGCTTAATGATAAGTACAACAGTGGTAGTCATGATAACGCAAACAATATTCAAAATCCTCCTCCGGTACTTACACCTGAGTACATACTCAAAGAGATATCAGCAACGTTAtcgcaaagaaaaaaattacattctcag gtATCAAAATTAGAGCACGaattaaatcaattagaaCGTACTGCCAGTGATAAACAAGCAGTAGCGATAGCCCAACAGCATCGTGATGCTgttgctaataaaaatttacatcatCATTCACAGCAGAACGGAAAGAGTCCACGGAAAAGCCGTGAAGGACGATCGAGGTCTCAAGAGTGGCCTGATGTACCGGATATCggtaaaattcaagaaaacaatCCGGAAATTTtagcgcaaaaaattttagaaactgGACGTCAGATAGAAGCCGGTCGTATACCCAACAGACTCAATCCGACGAGTGGTGCAtccaatattaataataatattaacatcgGCAACAATG GTAATTCTCGGGAAGCTATCAATCGTGTTCAAGAGTCGCCGagagttaataattttgaggACAGACTCAAAAGTATTATCACCAGTGTCCTGAATGAGGATCAGCAGAATAGAAAtaaacagcagcagcaacaacagcagcagcagcatcaTCAGCAGCCACATTCTTATCAGCTCCAGtcacaacagcaacagcagtCACCGCAATCCAGTGAACTTGATCGTAAACGTACCAACAGCATACCTCCAAATGTATCAACTCCCGATTATACTCAAGTATCACCCGCGAAATTGGCGCTACGTCGACATTTGTCCCAAGAACGTCTCACTTGTCATCTAGTGCAGCCCGATAGATCATCATCGGCACCAGATTCACGGcaattaaatcataataataataatactaataatattaataatagtagtagtaataatagtaatattagtagtggtaataataatgacaatcgTATTCCATCCACCGGTCCAAGTACCGGACTACTTGGTACAAGAACGATCGGTGATCTTGTGAGCGGTGAAATTGAACGAACGCTTGAAATATCGAATCAATCGATTATTAACGCGGCAGTGGATATGAGTGCAATGATAAGACCCGAAACAGTTTATTCTCCGATAAGTAGACCCGCTAGTGCGGAAGGTGAAACAGGACTTGCTACCTTGGCACACGTTGCCAGTTATGCGCCGACTTGTTCAGCTTCTGCGTCAACTTCAACTACTTCATCACGTTCTTCTGTTTTATTCACGCCTGCGTCACAATCCCAAAG ATATACACCAGTTCAACTACCAAGAGCGGACTTGAAACCTTATCATGAATCATATTTTGCTGATAACTCAACGCAGTTAATAAAGCAAACTCAACATACAACGGTATCACATCCGTCTCAGTCGTCAGGATCTAATGAGGATTTACAACCTGTCGAGGGTCTTGCGGCCTCGCTCCATGCGAGAATAGTAAATAACCACGGTGACAAAAATGAATCTTCAAATAATCGAAG ATATCAGCCGTATGCACGTTACGTAAACAGCAGCAATAGCCACGGGAGTAATGACGGCAGTGTGCCGTCGCCTCTACAATCACAATCAGCGGTGTCTTTAGTTAAAACAGAGACAAATGTTTCGTCTGTGAGCACCAGTGGAGCACCTCTCAGTCctcttattgagccacactcCAATACCTCAACACCGCTAGTTGATGAGCCGCACATGACTACGCAGAGACAACCCACTGGAGTTATAGATGAAG ATGGTGAGGCAGACTGGCAGGATCGCATTAGTTCGGGTTTCGATAGACTAGTTGCCTTCGCGTCGACGGAACTCGACAAACGGCGAAGATCTACCGAAGGTGTCAACACAAGTCCTGACAGCGGATTAGGATCAGACAGCACCGTTATTGGACCACCTAGAGTAGTACCTTCGCCGGACGAAGCACTCGGCCCACCGCGTACGCCCTCGCCAACAAGTCCACGTCCGCCGAATCCTGCTGCGAcgaataacaacaacaataacagcagcagtaataacaataacaacaacaacaacaacaacaataataataataacaattcatCATCGGTACCGCTTAAATATCAGCGACAGTCGGATCCTGAGAGGCAgcatcattttaaaaaaaagttttttcatcgtGATTGGAACAATTCCGGTAGTACAAGTAAATTTCGACCTAAGGGTAAAGATTGGGACTGGAATAACTCTGGCCACTGGCCGTCTTCTAATGGCGAacaatcataa